One Capsicum annuum cultivar UCD-10X-F1 chromosome 2, UCD10Xv1.1, whole genome shotgun sequence genomic window carries:
- the LOC107859126 gene encoding uncharacterized protein LOC107859126 isoform X4 gives MLKRRRDEADDGGANETDDTTSYRTVFIDTDLDTHLAVLVSDSDTVSDLKIKAIFKHLECFPEMRELKISSVKVKRKGHYYHLPDTMIVRCVFEGTKNSWFLSVDASRFHCVGNDEDQSVREDTIGKTRKKRRKKKGKNSSTCHDVVANMVLGSTDKFEGSRGLEQKEGVEMKIFDKLADVDSTVHVTESKLKTSPVKDQASNKERPAPVSKDIFEMNLVRRPILESIVSGDSELGTDVANTTGEQELIPNCDFEMPMSEKLRDASTRVRVSSYQLGDLQGAAENSFGRKRSRAKKSTSHEELDMKNTVEASQNAYASEQDIVRNDGSSDANTKVGSIMPKTDVNHINEKEKEGKLSVAPGAETSLPSENNEATGATKEQLLSAKRTLDEKGNIESGHASSMKRKKKGHRRSAEKFPDKLDGEDDSWVNCRSLAAGTGSTTDPVTEQSKKGEISFDAEVKGPPHNKDLVQVQSAACRSSGYAKAEMTIKEVETISTAPTDVKAAEGHGNSGRSKKKKTEVEVSIYNNDVSCAPSVTHDPPANHFVQGSNQDKNTLPGGQKKGASKQVSKSAYAAGSHHQVEKGTCIGAEPLPVEEKEVEHLLLNHTDKNQETLSIAEKRLKTKTKKGESSKKSKSILSIEDQEVGHKDLAASINKLEDSHFIQGSNQDKNALLASRKKGASEQLSKSAYAAGSHHQVEKETSIEAELLPIEEKGNEVEHLLLNQTDKNQETPSIAEKRPKMKTKKSQSSKRCKSILSIQDQEVGHKDLAASKAKLEDVNPLPQPMEMDESGKNSHVDHLAGTNLENQRNSGTHSNFGSSREDVRNADSVTSTKEALGEMHVPDVNTYKSEGINFKKYFVPGQQGEVASKKPTKSNRHTKAGRKSKDGMTSRETLEDISNSRIEVAIPSRSSAQGDKTPEETGKLAIFDAPAYKNKSEESMDESTSSSSSKGSDKFPEDNRRQTGSEIHSLDTRNTKMGTGNIEDFMQPKKGLLPKPWPKFGDSRSRKSDSKEGGNSDSMTETQSDSSSSGNSVEGSEISQSSTPKATF, from the exons ATGTTGAAAAGACGTCGTGATGAAGCTGATGACGGTGGAGCAAATGAAACTGATGATACGACGTCGTACAGGACAGTTTTCATAGATACCGACCTTGATACTCACTTGGCTGTATTGGTCTCCGACTCCGATACTGTTTCCGACCTCAAAA TAAAGGCCATATTCAAACACTTAGAGTGCTTTCCTGAAATGAGGGAGTTGAAGATTTCTTCTGTGAAG GTGAAACGAAAAGGACATTACTATCATTTGCCTGACACTATGATTGTTAGATGTGTGTTTGAGGGTACCAAAAACAGCTGGTTCCTTTCTGTTGATGCTTCTAGATTTCACTGCGTTGGAAATGACGAGGACCAATCTGTGAGAGAAGATACAATCGGTAAGACgaggaagaagagaagaaagaagaaagggaAGAACTCATCTACGTGCCATGATGTGGTTGCCAACATGGTTCTGGGTTCCACTGATAAATTCGAGGGAAGTAGGGGATTAGAGCAAAAGGAAGGAGTTGAAATGAAGATCTTTGACAAGTTGGCTGATGTTGACTCTACTGTTCATGTTACTGAATCTAAACTGAAAACATCTCCTGTTAAAGATCAAGCGTCAAACAAAGAGCGTCCAGCACCAGTCAgcaaggatatttttgaaatgaATTTAGTCCGCCGACCTATACTTGAATCTATTGTCTCTGGAGACAGTGAACTTGGAACTGATGTTGCTAATACAACTGGAGAACAGGAACTGATACCAAACTGTGATTTTGAAATGCCCATGAGTGAGAAGTTGCGCGATGCAAGTACCAGGGTTCGAGTGTCTTCCTACCAGTTGGGAGATCTACAAGGAGCAGCAGAAAATAGCTTTGGGAGGAAGAGAAGCAGGGCGAAGAAGTCAACTTCTCATGAAGAGTTAGATATGAAAAATACTGTGGAGGCTTCTCAAAATGCTTATGCATCTGAGCAAGATATCGTCCGTAATGATGGTTCAAGTGATGCAAATACAAAGGTTGGAAGTATTATGCCAAAAACTGATGTGAATCAtataaatgaaaaagagaaagaaggcaAGTTGTCAGTTGCTCCAGGTGCTGAGACATCCCTTCCTTCTGAGAACAATGAAGCAACTGGGGCAACTAAAGAACAACTTCTCTCAGCAAAAAGGACATTGGATGAGAAGGGGAACATTGAATCTGGACATGCTAGCAGCATGAAGCGTAAGAAAAAGGGTCACAGGAGATCTGCTGAAAAGTTTCCTGATAAATTAGATGGAGAGGATGACAGTTGGGTGAACTGCCGCTCTTTAGCTGCAGGGACTGGATCTACAACTGATCCTGTAACTGAGCAGAGTAAGAAAGGTGAAATTTCGTTTGATGCTGAGGTCAAAGGGCCGCCTCACAATAAGGATCTGGTGCAAGTTCAGTCTGCAGCATGCAGATCTTCAGGTTATGCCAAAGCAGAAATGACCATTAAGGAAGTGGAAACTATATCGACAGCTCCCACTGATGTGAAGGCTGCGGAAGGACATGGAAACTCTGGTCGAAGTAAGAAGAAAAAAACAGAAGTGGAGGTTTCCATTTATAATAATGACGTTTCATGTGCCCCTTCAGTGACACATGATCCTCCTGCTAATCATTTTGTTCAAGGGTCTAATCAAGATAAAAATACACTGCCTGGCGGCCAAAAAAAAGGAGCATCAAAACAAGTATCAAAGAGTGCGTATGCTGCAGGTTCTCATCACCAAGTTGAGAAGGGAACCTGCATTGGGGCAGAGCCTCTGCCCGTTGAGGAAAAGGAGGTTGAGCATTTGCTGCTTAACCACACTGATAAAAATCAGGAGACTCTGAGCATTGCAGAAAAGAGACTgaaaacaaaaaccaaaaagGGCGAAAGTTCTAAGAAGAGTAAATCCATTTTGTCTATCGAAGACCAGGAAGTCGGTCACAAAGACTTAGCTGCTTCAATTAATAAACTGGAAGATAGCCATTTCATTCAAGGGTCTAATCAAGATAAAAATGCACTGCTTGCCAGCAGAAAAAAGGGAGCATCAGAACAACTGTCAAAGAGTGCCTATGCTGCAGGTTCTCATCACCAAGTTGAGAAGGAAACCTCCATTGAAGCAGAGCTGCTGCCCATTGAGGAAAAGGGAAATGAGGTTGAGCATTTGCTGCTTAACCAGACTGATAAAAATCAGGAGACTCCGAGCATTGCAGAAAAGAGACCGAAAATGAAAACCAAAAAGAGTCAAAGTTCTAAGAGGTGCAAATCCATTTTGTCTATTCAAGACCAGGAAGTCGGTCACAAAGACTTAGCAGCTTCAAAGGCTAAGCTGGAAGATGTGAACCCTCTACCACAGCCAATGGAGATGGATGAGTCAGGCAAAAATAGTCATGTTGATCATTTGGCTGGTACCAATTTGGAAAATCAGAGAAATTCTGGTACTCATTCCAACTTTGGGAGTTCTAGGGAAGATGTCAGAAATGCTGACTCAGTTACTTCAACTAAGGAGGCGTTAGGAGAGATGCACGTACCTGATGTAAATACTTATAAGAGCGAGGGCATaaatttcaagaaatattttGTTCCTGGCCAACAAGGAGAAGTTGCATCAAAGAAACCAACGAAATCAAACAGACACACAAAAGCTGGCAGAAAATCGAAGGATGGTATGACTTCTAGAGAAACTTTGGAAGATATCTCGAACTCAAGAATTGAGGTGGCAATTCCGAGCCGCTCAAGTGCTCAGGGAGATAAAACACCCGAAGAAACTGGAAAGCTTGCAATTTTTGATGCTCCTGCTTACAAGAACAAAAGTGAAGAATCTATGGATGAATCTACATCCAGCTCCAGCTCAAAAGGTTCTGACAAATTCCCAGAGGACAATAGACGACAAACAGGTTCAGAAATTCATAGTTTGGATACCAGAAATACAAAAATGGGAACTGGAAACATCGAGGATTTTATGCAACCAAAGAAAGGCTTGCTTCCTAAACCATGGCCTAAATTTGGGGATAGTAGATCGAGAAAATCTGACAGTAAGGAGGGTGGAAATTCTGATTCTATGACCGAGACTCAATCAGATTCATCTTCTTCTGGCAACTCAGTCGAAGGGAGTGAAATAAGTCAGTCTTCAACTCCAAAAG CAACTTTCTAG
- the LOC107859126 gene encoding uncharacterized protein LOC107859126 isoform X1, whose protein sequence is MLKRRRDEADDGGANETDDTTSYRTVFIDTDLDTHLAVLVSDSDTVSDLKIKAIFKHLECFPEMRELKISSVKVKRKGHYYHLPDTMIVRCVFEGTKNSWFLSVDASRFHCVGNDEDQSVREDTIGKTRKKRRKKKGKNSSTCHDVVANMVLGSTDKFEGSRGLEQKEGVEMKIFDKLADVDSTVHVTESKLKTSPVKDQASNKERPAPVSKDIFEMNLVRRPILESIVSGDSELGTDVANTTGEQELIPNCDFEMPMSEKLRDASTRVRVSSYQLGDLQGAAENSFGRKRSRAKKSTSHEELDMKNTVEASQNAYASEQDIVRNDGSSDANTKVGSIMPKTDVNHINEKEKEGKLSVAPGAETSLPSENNEATGATKEQLLSAKRTLDEKGNIESGHASSMKRKKKGHRRSAEKFPDKLDGEDDSWVNCRSLAAGTGSTTDPVTEQSKKGEISFDAEVKGPPHNKDLVQVQSAACRSSGYAKAEMTIKEVETISTAPTDVKAAEGHGNSGRSKKKKTEVEVSIYNNDVSCAPSVTHDPPANHFVQGSNQDKNTLPGGQKKGASKQVSKSAYAAGSHHQVEKGTCIGAEPLPVEEKEVEHLLLNHTDKNQETLSIAEKRLKTKTKKGESSKKSKSILSIEDQEVGHKDLAASINKLEDSHFIQGSNQDKNALLASRKKGASEQLSKSAYAAGSHHQVEKETSIEAELLPIEEKGNEVEHLLLNQTDKNQETPSIAEKRPKMKTKKSQSSKRCKSILSIQDQEVGHKDLAASKAKLEDVNPLPQPMEMDESGKNSHVDHLAGTNLENQRNSGTHSNFGSSREDVRNADSVTSTKEALGEMHVPDVNTYKSEGINFKKYFVPGQQGEVASKKPTKSNRHTKAGRKSKDGMTSRETLEDISNSRIEVAIPSRSSAQGDKTPEETGKLAIFDAPAYKNKSEESMDESTSSSSSKGSDKFPEDNRRQTGSEIHSLDTRNTKMGTGNIEDFMQPKKGLLPKPWPKFGDSRSRKSDSKEGGNSDSMTETQSDSSSSGNSVEGSEISQSSTPKGANVAKSNDGAKHKLKSNNFLGLDITMDMILRSSSRFKKAKVTAAQSQDEESQPVDVVPDSLLDTQNQ, encoded by the exons ATGTTGAAAAGACGTCGTGATGAAGCTGATGACGGTGGAGCAAATGAAACTGATGATACGACGTCGTACAGGACAGTTTTCATAGATACCGACCTTGATACTCACTTGGCTGTATTGGTCTCCGACTCCGATACTGTTTCCGACCTCAAAA TAAAGGCCATATTCAAACACTTAGAGTGCTTTCCTGAAATGAGGGAGTTGAAGATTTCTTCTGTGAAG GTGAAACGAAAAGGACATTACTATCATTTGCCTGACACTATGATTGTTAGATGTGTGTTTGAGGGTACCAAAAACAGCTGGTTCCTTTCTGTTGATGCTTCTAGATTTCACTGCGTTGGAAATGACGAGGACCAATCTGTGAGAGAAGATACAATCGGTAAGACgaggaagaagagaagaaagaagaaagggaAGAACTCATCTACGTGCCATGATGTGGTTGCCAACATGGTTCTGGGTTCCACTGATAAATTCGAGGGAAGTAGGGGATTAGAGCAAAAGGAAGGAGTTGAAATGAAGATCTTTGACAAGTTGGCTGATGTTGACTCTACTGTTCATGTTACTGAATCTAAACTGAAAACATCTCCTGTTAAAGATCAAGCGTCAAACAAAGAGCGTCCAGCACCAGTCAgcaaggatatttttgaaatgaATTTAGTCCGCCGACCTATACTTGAATCTATTGTCTCTGGAGACAGTGAACTTGGAACTGATGTTGCTAATACAACTGGAGAACAGGAACTGATACCAAACTGTGATTTTGAAATGCCCATGAGTGAGAAGTTGCGCGATGCAAGTACCAGGGTTCGAGTGTCTTCCTACCAGTTGGGAGATCTACAAGGAGCAGCAGAAAATAGCTTTGGGAGGAAGAGAAGCAGGGCGAAGAAGTCAACTTCTCATGAAGAGTTAGATATGAAAAATACTGTGGAGGCTTCTCAAAATGCTTATGCATCTGAGCAAGATATCGTCCGTAATGATGGTTCAAGTGATGCAAATACAAAGGTTGGAAGTATTATGCCAAAAACTGATGTGAATCAtataaatgaaaaagagaaagaaggcaAGTTGTCAGTTGCTCCAGGTGCTGAGACATCCCTTCCTTCTGAGAACAATGAAGCAACTGGGGCAACTAAAGAACAACTTCTCTCAGCAAAAAGGACATTGGATGAGAAGGGGAACATTGAATCTGGACATGCTAGCAGCATGAAGCGTAAGAAAAAGGGTCACAGGAGATCTGCTGAAAAGTTTCCTGATAAATTAGATGGAGAGGATGACAGTTGGGTGAACTGCCGCTCTTTAGCTGCAGGGACTGGATCTACAACTGATCCTGTAACTGAGCAGAGTAAGAAAGGTGAAATTTCGTTTGATGCTGAGGTCAAAGGGCCGCCTCACAATAAGGATCTGGTGCAAGTTCAGTCTGCAGCATGCAGATCTTCAGGTTATGCCAAAGCAGAAATGACCATTAAGGAAGTGGAAACTATATCGACAGCTCCCACTGATGTGAAGGCTGCGGAAGGACATGGAAACTCTGGTCGAAGTAAGAAGAAAAAAACAGAAGTGGAGGTTTCCATTTATAATAATGACGTTTCATGTGCCCCTTCAGTGACACATGATCCTCCTGCTAATCATTTTGTTCAAGGGTCTAATCAAGATAAAAATACACTGCCTGGCGGCCAAAAAAAAGGAGCATCAAAACAAGTATCAAAGAGTGCGTATGCTGCAGGTTCTCATCACCAAGTTGAGAAGGGAACCTGCATTGGGGCAGAGCCTCTGCCCGTTGAGGAAAAGGAGGTTGAGCATTTGCTGCTTAACCACACTGATAAAAATCAGGAGACTCTGAGCATTGCAGAAAAGAGACTgaaaacaaaaaccaaaaagGGCGAAAGTTCTAAGAAGAGTAAATCCATTTTGTCTATCGAAGACCAGGAAGTCGGTCACAAAGACTTAGCTGCTTCAATTAATAAACTGGAAGATAGCCATTTCATTCAAGGGTCTAATCAAGATAAAAATGCACTGCTTGCCAGCAGAAAAAAGGGAGCATCAGAACAACTGTCAAAGAGTGCCTATGCTGCAGGTTCTCATCACCAAGTTGAGAAGGAAACCTCCATTGAAGCAGAGCTGCTGCCCATTGAGGAAAAGGGAAATGAGGTTGAGCATTTGCTGCTTAACCAGACTGATAAAAATCAGGAGACTCCGAGCATTGCAGAAAAGAGACCGAAAATGAAAACCAAAAAGAGTCAAAGTTCTAAGAGGTGCAAATCCATTTTGTCTATTCAAGACCAGGAAGTCGGTCACAAAGACTTAGCAGCTTCAAAGGCTAAGCTGGAAGATGTGAACCCTCTACCACAGCCAATGGAGATGGATGAGTCAGGCAAAAATAGTCATGTTGATCATTTGGCTGGTACCAATTTGGAAAATCAGAGAAATTCTGGTACTCATTCCAACTTTGGGAGTTCTAGGGAAGATGTCAGAAATGCTGACTCAGTTACTTCAACTAAGGAGGCGTTAGGAGAGATGCACGTACCTGATGTAAATACTTATAAGAGCGAGGGCATaaatttcaagaaatattttGTTCCTGGCCAACAAGGAGAAGTTGCATCAAAGAAACCAACGAAATCAAACAGACACACAAAAGCTGGCAGAAAATCGAAGGATGGTATGACTTCTAGAGAAACTTTGGAAGATATCTCGAACTCAAGAATTGAGGTGGCAATTCCGAGCCGCTCAAGTGCTCAGGGAGATAAAACACCCGAAGAAACTGGAAAGCTTGCAATTTTTGATGCTCCTGCTTACAAGAACAAAAGTGAAGAATCTATGGATGAATCTACATCCAGCTCCAGCTCAAAAGGTTCTGACAAATTCCCAGAGGACAATAGACGACAAACAGGTTCAGAAATTCATAGTTTGGATACCAGAAATACAAAAATGGGAACTGGAAACATCGAGGATTTTATGCAACCAAAGAAAGGCTTGCTTCCTAAACCATGGCCTAAATTTGGGGATAGTAGATCGAGAAAATCTGACAGTAAGGAGGGTGGAAATTCTGATTCTATGACCGAGACTCAATCAGATTCATCTTCTTCTGGCAACTCAGTCGAAGGGAGTGAAATAAGTCAGTCTTCAACTCCAAAAG GAGCTAATGTTGCAAAAAGCAACGATGGAGCAAAGCATAAGCTCAAATCAAA CAACTTTCTAGGTCTGGACATAACGATGGATATGATTCTGAGAAGCTCTAGCCGTTTCAAGAAGGCTAAGGTCACGGCTGCTCAAAGTCAAGATGAAGAAAGCCAGCCTGTTGATGTTGTCCCTGACAGTCTGCTAGACACTCAGAATCAGTAA
- the LOC107859126 gene encoding uncharacterized protein LOC107859126 isoform X2: MLKRRRDEADDGGANETDDTTSYRTVFIDTDLDTHLAVLVSDSDTVSDLKIKAIFKHLECFPEMRELKISSVKVKRKGHYYHLPDTMIVRCVFEGTKNSWFLSVDASRFHCVGNDEDQSVREDTIGKTRKKRRKKKGKNSSTCHDVVANMVLGSTDKFEGSRGLEQKEGVEMKIFDKLADVDSTVHVTESKLKTSPVKDQASNKERPAPVSKDIFEMNLVRRPILESIVSGDSELGTDVANTTGEQELIPNCDFEMPMSEKLRDASTRVRVSSYQLGDLQGAAENSFGRKRSRAKKSTSHEELDMKNTVEASQNAYASEQDIVRNDGSSDANTKVGSIMPKTDVNHINEKEKEGKLSVAPGAETSLPSENNEATGATKEQLLSAKRTLDEKGNIESGHASSMKRKKKGHRRSAEKFPDKLDGEDDSWVNCRSLAAGTGSTTDPVTEQSKKGEISFDAEVKGPPHNKDLVQVQSAACRSSGYAKAEMTIKEVETISTAPTDVKAAEGHGNSGRSKKKKTEVEVSIYNNDVSCAPSVTHDPPANHFVQGSNQDKNTLPGGQKKGASKQVSKSAYAAGSHHQVEKGTCIGAEPLPVEEKEVEHLLLNHTDKNQETLSIAEKRLKTKTKKGESSKKSKSILSIEDQEVGHKDLAASINKLEDSHFIQGSNQDKNALLASRKKGASEQLSKSAYAAGSHHQVEKETSIEAELLPIEEKGNEVEHLLLNQTDKNQETPSIAEKRPKMKTKKSQSSKRCKSILSIQDQEVGHKDLAASKAKLEDVNPLPQPMEMDESGKNSHVDHLAGTNLENQRNSGTHSNFGSSREDVRNADSVTSTKEALGEMHVPDVNTYKSEGINFKKYFVPGQQGEVASKKPTKSNRHTKAGRKSKDGMTSRETLEDISNSRIEVAIPSRSSAQGDKTPEETGKLAIFDAPAYKNKSEESMDESTSSSSSKGSDKFPEDNRRQTGSEIHSLDTRNTKMGTGNIEDFMQPKKGLLPKPWPKFGDSRSRKSDSKEGGNSDSMTETQSDSSSSGNSVEGSEISQSSTPKGANVAKSNDGAKHKLKSKSGHNDGYDSEKL, translated from the exons ATGTTGAAAAGACGTCGTGATGAAGCTGATGACGGTGGAGCAAATGAAACTGATGATACGACGTCGTACAGGACAGTTTTCATAGATACCGACCTTGATACTCACTTGGCTGTATTGGTCTCCGACTCCGATACTGTTTCCGACCTCAAAA TAAAGGCCATATTCAAACACTTAGAGTGCTTTCCTGAAATGAGGGAGTTGAAGATTTCTTCTGTGAAG GTGAAACGAAAAGGACATTACTATCATTTGCCTGACACTATGATTGTTAGATGTGTGTTTGAGGGTACCAAAAACAGCTGGTTCCTTTCTGTTGATGCTTCTAGATTTCACTGCGTTGGAAATGACGAGGACCAATCTGTGAGAGAAGATACAATCGGTAAGACgaggaagaagagaagaaagaagaaagggaAGAACTCATCTACGTGCCATGATGTGGTTGCCAACATGGTTCTGGGTTCCACTGATAAATTCGAGGGAAGTAGGGGATTAGAGCAAAAGGAAGGAGTTGAAATGAAGATCTTTGACAAGTTGGCTGATGTTGACTCTACTGTTCATGTTACTGAATCTAAACTGAAAACATCTCCTGTTAAAGATCAAGCGTCAAACAAAGAGCGTCCAGCACCAGTCAgcaaggatatttttgaaatgaATTTAGTCCGCCGACCTATACTTGAATCTATTGTCTCTGGAGACAGTGAACTTGGAACTGATGTTGCTAATACAACTGGAGAACAGGAACTGATACCAAACTGTGATTTTGAAATGCCCATGAGTGAGAAGTTGCGCGATGCAAGTACCAGGGTTCGAGTGTCTTCCTACCAGTTGGGAGATCTACAAGGAGCAGCAGAAAATAGCTTTGGGAGGAAGAGAAGCAGGGCGAAGAAGTCAACTTCTCATGAAGAGTTAGATATGAAAAATACTGTGGAGGCTTCTCAAAATGCTTATGCATCTGAGCAAGATATCGTCCGTAATGATGGTTCAAGTGATGCAAATACAAAGGTTGGAAGTATTATGCCAAAAACTGATGTGAATCAtataaatgaaaaagagaaagaaggcaAGTTGTCAGTTGCTCCAGGTGCTGAGACATCCCTTCCTTCTGAGAACAATGAAGCAACTGGGGCAACTAAAGAACAACTTCTCTCAGCAAAAAGGACATTGGATGAGAAGGGGAACATTGAATCTGGACATGCTAGCAGCATGAAGCGTAAGAAAAAGGGTCACAGGAGATCTGCTGAAAAGTTTCCTGATAAATTAGATGGAGAGGATGACAGTTGGGTGAACTGCCGCTCTTTAGCTGCAGGGACTGGATCTACAACTGATCCTGTAACTGAGCAGAGTAAGAAAGGTGAAATTTCGTTTGATGCTGAGGTCAAAGGGCCGCCTCACAATAAGGATCTGGTGCAAGTTCAGTCTGCAGCATGCAGATCTTCAGGTTATGCCAAAGCAGAAATGACCATTAAGGAAGTGGAAACTATATCGACAGCTCCCACTGATGTGAAGGCTGCGGAAGGACATGGAAACTCTGGTCGAAGTAAGAAGAAAAAAACAGAAGTGGAGGTTTCCATTTATAATAATGACGTTTCATGTGCCCCTTCAGTGACACATGATCCTCCTGCTAATCATTTTGTTCAAGGGTCTAATCAAGATAAAAATACACTGCCTGGCGGCCAAAAAAAAGGAGCATCAAAACAAGTATCAAAGAGTGCGTATGCTGCAGGTTCTCATCACCAAGTTGAGAAGGGAACCTGCATTGGGGCAGAGCCTCTGCCCGTTGAGGAAAAGGAGGTTGAGCATTTGCTGCTTAACCACACTGATAAAAATCAGGAGACTCTGAGCATTGCAGAAAAGAGACTgaaaacaaaaaccaaaaagGGCGAAAGTTCTAAGAAGAGTAAATCCATTTTGTCTATCGAAGACCAGGAAGTCGGTCACAAAGACTTAGCTGCTTCAATTAATAAACTGGAAGATAGCCATTTCATTCAAGGGTCTAATCAAGATAAAAATGCACTGCTTGCCAGCAGAAAAAAGGGAGCATCAGAACAACTGTCAAAGAGTGCCTATGCTGCAGGTTCTCATCACCAAGTTGAGAAGGAAACCTCCATTGAAGCAGAGCTGCTGCCCATTGAGGAAAAGGGAAATGAGGTTGAGCATTTGCTGCTTAACCAGACTGATAAAAATCAGGAGACTCCGAGCATTGCAGAAAAGAGACCGAAAATGAAAACCAAAAAGAGTCAAAGTTCTAAGAGGTGCAAATCCATTTTGTCTATTCAAGACCAGGAAGTCGGTCACAAAGACTTAGCAGCTTCAAAGGCTAAGCTGGAAGATGTGAACCCTCTACCACAGCCAATGGAGATGGATGAGTCAGGCAAAAATAGTCATGTTGATCATTTGGCTGGTACCAATTTGGAAAATCAGAGAAATTCTGGTACTCATTCCAACTTTGGGAGTTCTAGGGAAGATGTCAGAAATGCTGACTCAGTTACTTCAACTAAGGAGGCGTTAGGAGAGATGCACGTACCTGATGTAAATACTTATAAGAGCGAGGGCATaaatttcaagaaatattttGTTCCTGGCCAACAAGGAGAAGTTGCATCAAAGAAACCAACGAAATCAAACAGACACACAAAAGCTGGCAGAAAATCGAAGGATGGTATGACTTCTAGAGAAACTTTGGAAGATATCTCGAACTCAAGAATTGAGGTGGCAATTCCGAGCCGCTCAAGTGCTCAGGGAGATAAAACACCCGAAGAAACTGGAAAGCTTGCAATTTTTGATGCTCCTGCTTACAAGAACAAAAGTGAAGAATCTATGGATGAATCTACATCCAGCTCCAGCTCAAAAGGTTCTGACAAATTCCCAGAGGACAATAGACGACAAACAGGTTCAGAAATTCATAGTTTGGATACCAGAAATACAAAAATGGGAACTGGAAACATCGAGGATTTTATGCAACCAAAGAAAGGCTTGCTTCCTAAACCATGGCCTAAATTTGGGGATAGTAGATCGAGAAAATCTGACAGTAAGGAGGGTGGAAATTCTGATTCTATGACCGAGACTCAATCAGATTCATCTTCTTCTGGCAACTCAGTCGAAGGGAGTGAAATAAGTCAGTCTTCAACTCCAAAAG GAGCTAATGTTGCAAAAAGCAACGATGGAGCAAAGCATAAGCTCAAATCAAA GTCTGGACATAACGATGGATATGATTCTGAGAAGCTCTAG